The Bacteroides fragilis NCTC 9343 genome includes the window TCGATATCGATTCCGAGCTTCAGGTTCTTTCCGGGTATCGGACGCTTATCATACTTTCCATCCATATAATGTCCCTGTATACGTCCATGCGCATCCCTCAACAATACCTCAACGCCCTTTTCACCCCGTAAATAAGATTCATATGATTTTTCAATACCCTGTTTCCCGATATAGTCTCCCCGGATGTAGTAATCATCATTTTCGATGTCTTTCATTGATACTTCACCAATATCACCAAGCACATGGGCAGCGGAGTTATAGCTATATTGACGAATGGTACGTCGCTGGATATAGAATCCGTGAAACTTAAATAGCTTCTCCTGAAATACGCCACATTCTTCTGCCGAAAGTTGAGACATGAATACCTGATTGGTATAGCGTGAATAACCGGGATTCCTGCGACGATCTTTCATATCGCTCATTATCTTCAGAAACTGTGCACGAGTGATATTCAGCGTCTGGCACAAGTCGAGTGTATCGAGGTTCTCAACTTCCTTCGGCACCATTGTTATATCATACGCAGGCTGATTAAACACTAACAGTTTATCATTCCGGTCGTACATTGCCCCACGTGACGGGTACTGAATCTTATTCAGGAAAGCATTACTGTCGGCATTTTTTTTATAGTCATCAGTAGCTATCTGGAGAGAAAACAGACGCAGCAGATAAATCAGGACAATAGCCAATGCTACTCCGCCGATCACATATTTCCGTTTCTCTAAAACATAATCTTTTGCCATACCTATCTCCTCACTCCTTCAACAGCCATAATACAGGTTATAGTCAAAATGGTGCTCGACACCACCCTTAACAGCAACAACGGTATGCTGGTAAATGAGAAGAACTCAAGAGTCAGTAACATAAAATGGTGAACAAAGACACTTACCACCAAATATTTAAGGAAAGAAGCAATTCCCATACTTTTCAGCGAAGGTACGATACTATCCAAAGTATCTCGAGGCGTAAACAAGCGAAGAAACAACGGACGTAGAAAAGCCAGTAGTACTGTCGCCGCCGCATTCATACCCGGGGTATTAGAAAAGATATCGATGGCAAGCCCCATACAGAAACCCCATACCATCAATTCGTTTCGGGAAGTACCGGAGTTAAATTTTAATATAAAATAAACGTATAGAAAAGGAGTAGCCACACCGGCTATGTGCACATTATTCAAGATCAGCACCTGAAGTAATATCAGACCGACAAACCATCCTACTCTATGTATATAGTTGATAATCATTGCGCCAAACTCTTTTGTTCCAACTCTTTTTGCTCTCTCTGACCAGTTCTTGCAATCACACGCACCTCACTCACCTTACCAAAATCCGTTGCCAGTTTTACCTTCAACAGATAGGAAAGGCCATCATTCGAATCGGCCATATCATCTACCGTACCAATCATAATACCTTCAGGAAAAACCGTGGAATAACCACTGGTCACAACTGTATCTCCCAAATTGAATTCGGCATGACGAGGCAAATCTTTCAAATAAGCATACCGGGCATCTCCATATTCCCACTTCAGGTAACCGAAATACTCACTACCCACAATTTTACAACTAATGCTGGATTTGCTGTTCAACACCGAAATCACCCGGGAATAGTGAGAAGAAGTTTCATATACGATGCCGACCACCCCATTACCGTCGACCACGCCCATCTCAGGACGGATGCCATCCTTCGATCCCCGATTCAGAGTGATGTAGTTATCTACCAGATTGAGACTGTTATTGATAACCCGGGCTTTGAAGATTTCATAGTCTGTATCCGACAAGTTTCGGATACTATTCAGCTCGGTTGAGTCAGAGAGATGTTTTACTAATGCATTCTCCAGATTGCGGTTCTGCTGCTCCAACTCCATGATGCGATCCAATAAATCCTCATTGACCGACTTCAGATGGAAATAAGAAGTTATTCCACCGGATACTTCATATACTTTGCCGGCAACTACATTGGCCGAACTGAAATAAACACTGTGTTGGTAGTGGTTAAAGCGAAATAACAAAACAAAACTGATCACCTCCAACAGAATGAAGAGGAACCAGTGATTATATTTCAAAAGAAAGTTCAGTAAATTCCGCATAAAGACATATAAGTTACAAACTACGATCTACGAGCCACAAGTTCGTGCAGCAACTTACGCAACTGCCTCTCACTTATAGCTCGTAAACCGTAGTCAATTATTTATCTCATCAAGAATGAGAAACGGTCTACATTCTTCAATGCAACCCCTGTACCTTTAGCTACTGCATGCAACGGGTCTTCTGCAATGTGGAAAGGAATATTTATCTTATCAGTCAGACGTTTGTCCAAGCCACGAAGCAGCGCTCCACCACCGGCCAAATAGATTCCATTATGCACAATATCGGCATACAGTTCAGGAGGTGTATTCTCTAACGCACTCAGAATAGCTGTTTCTATCTTCGAGATTGATTTCTCAAGACAGTGTGCCACTTCCTGGTAGCATACCGGCACTTCCATCGGAAGTGCAGTGATACGGTTCGGTCCGTGAACGATATAATCTTCAGGAGCATCCTCACCCAGTTCGGTCAAAGCAGCACCCACATTTATCTTAATACGTTCGGCCATACGCTCACTGACTTTCACGTTATGCTGACGGCTCATGTATTCCTGAATATCGGCAGTCAGATCATCTCCCGCTATACGAATAGAGTTGTTCGAAACAATACCTCCCAATGAAATTACAGCAATCTCGGTAGAACCACCACCTATATCAACAATCATGTTTCCTTCCGGTGCTTCTACATCAATACCGATACCGATAGCCGCAGCCATAGGTTCAAATACCAGATAGACATCACGTCCGCCGGCATGTTCGGCAGAGTCACGGACAGCACGAAGTTCAACTTCCGTACTACCCGAAGGCACTCCGATCACCATACGAAGCGATGGAGAGAAAAGGCGGTTACGAGTATTTACCTGTTTGATCAGTCCGCGCATCATCTGCTCGCAAGCATAGAAGTCGGCAATCACTCCGTCGCGCAACGGGCGGATGGTACGAATATTCTCGTGCGTCTTTTCGTGCATCAGCTTGGCCTTTTCACCTACAGCAATCATCTTGTCTGTCCGACGGTCAAGGGCCACCACCGAAGGCTCATCTACTACAATCTTACCACCGGTAATAATGATAGTATTGGCCGTACCGAGGTCCATTGCTATTTCTTGTGTAAAAGAGAATAATCCCATAATGAATAAATTTCTAATGCGTCAATATACCAGTGTGCCCATAACGGGTTGTCCGGCATACAACAAGTTTTTAATTAGTGCTTAAAGTGGCGGATACCCGTTGTAACCATTGCCATGCCATGTTCGTTGCAATAGTCAAATGTCAACTGGTCTTTCACCGAACCGCCCGGCTGGATCACAGCTGTCACACCTTCCTTATCCGCAATTTCCACACAATCGGGGAAAGGGAAGAAAGCATCCGATGCCATCACCGCACCCTGCAAATCGAAACCAAACGACTTAGCTTTTTCGATAGCTTGTTTCAGTGCATCCACACGTGAAGTCTGTCCCACACCGCTTGCCAGCAATTGTTTTCCTTTGGCCAAAACAATGGCATTCGACTTACTGTTTTTTACTATTTTATTAGCAAACAGCATATCTTCTACCTCTTCCGGTGTCGGAGCTTTATCAGTTACCGTTTTCAGGTCTGCAGTTGTTTCAATATTCAAGTCTCTGTCCTGAACCAATACACCATTCAATAAAGAACGGAATTGCTTTCTCGGCAATTTAGCCTCTTTACGAACCAAAATGATACGATTCTTTTTCTGTCCCAGAATTTCGAGTGCATCTACATCGTAATCAGGAGCAATCACAACTTCAAAGAAGATTTTATTGATCTCTTCCGCTGTCTCTTTATCAATAACCGCATTCGTGATCAGCACTCCCCCAAAGGCAGATACCGGATCACCGGCCAACGCGTCTTTCCATGCTTCGAGTACAGTAGGACGAGAAGCCAGCCCACAAGCATTATTATGCTTCAGAATAGCAAATGTGACATCGTCAAACTCATCGATCAAATCGACAGCGGCATTGATGTCAAGCAGGTTGTTATAAGAGATCTCTTTTCCATGAATCTGATCGAACATCTCATCCAGGTTTCCATAGAAATATCCCTTCTGATGTGGATTTTCGCCATAACGCAACGTCTTCTGGCTATTGGCAGAGCAACGGAAAGCAGAACCCTCTTCAGCATCAAAATAGTTGAAGATAGCCGAATCATAGTGTGAAGATACGGCAAATGCCTCTTTAGCCATCCAACGACGTTCTTCA containing:
- the mreC gene encoding rod shape-determining protein MreC yields the protein MRNLLNFLLKYNHWFLFILLEVISFVLLFRFNHYQHSVYFSSANVVAGKVYEVSGGITSYFHLKSVNEDLLDRIMELEQQNRNLENALVKHLSDSTELNSIRNLSDTDYEIFKARVINNSLNLVDNYITLNRGSKDGIRPEMGVVDGNGVVGIVYETSSHYSRVISVLNSKSSISCKIVGSEYFGYLKWEYGDARYAYLKDLPRHAEFNLGDTVVTSGYSTVFPEGIMIGTVDDMADSNDGLSYLLKVKLATDFGKVSEVRVIARTGQREQKELEQKSLAQ
- a CDS encoding rod shape-determining protein, which translates into the protein MGLFSFTQEIAMDLGTANTIIITGGKIVVDEPSVVALDRRTDKMIAVGEKAKLMHEKTHENIRTIRPLRDGVIADFYACEQMMRGLIKQVNTRNRLFSPSLRMVIGVPSGSTEVELRAVRDSAEHAGGRDVYLVFEPMAAAIGIGIDVEAPEGNMIVDIGGGSTEIAVISLGGIVSNNSIRIAGDDLTADIQEYMSRQHNVKVSERMAERIKINVGAALTELGEDAPEDYIVHGPNRITALPMEVPVCYQEVAHCLEKSISKIETAILSALENTPPELYADIVHNGIYLAGGGALLRGLDKRLTDKINIPFHIAEDPLHAVAKGTGVALKNVDRFSFLMR
- the purH gene encoding bifunctional phosphoribosylaminoimidazolecarboxamide formyltransferase/IMP cyclohydrolase; this encodes MSESKRIKTALVSVYHKEGLDEIITKLHEEGVEFLSTGGTRQFIESLGYPCKAVEDLTSYPSILGGRVKTLHPKIFGGILCRRGLEQDIQQIEKYEIPEIDLVIVDLYPFEATVASGADEAAIIEKIDIGGISLIRAAAKNFNDVIIVASQAQYKPLLDMLMEHGATSSLEERRWMAKEAFAVSSHYDSAIFNYFDAEEGSAFRCSANSQKTLRYGENPHQKGYFYGNLDEMFDQIHGKEISYNNLLDINAAVDLIDEFDDVTFAILKHNNACGLASRPTVLEAWKDALAGDPVSAFGGVLITNAVIDKETAEEINKIFFEVVIAPDYDVDALEILGQKKNRIILVRKEAKLPRKQFRSLLNGVLVQDRDLNIETTADLKTVTDKAPTPEEVEDMLFANKIVKNSKSNAIVLAKGKQLLASGVGQTSRVDALKQAIEKAKSFGFDLQGAVMASDAFFPFPDCVEIADKEGVTAVIQPGGSVKDQLTFDYCNEHGMAMVTTGIRHFKH
- the mreD gene encoding rod shape-determining protein MreD; its protein translation is MIINYIHRVGWFVGLILLQVLILNNVHIAGVATPFLYVYFILKFNSGTSRNELMVWGFCMGLAIDIFSNTPGMNAAATVLLAFLRPLFLRLFTPRDTLDSIVPSLKSMGIASFLKYLVVSVFVHHFMLLTLEFFSFTSIPLLLLRVVSSTILTITCIMAVEGVRR